A section of the Streptomyces sp. V3I8 genome encodes:
- a CDS encoding fumarate reductase/succinate dehydrogenase flavoprotein subunit has product MTPETDTTSGSAAYGTFAEYTTGEPVVDTKAPRGPVNERWDTRRFEARLVNPANRRKHTVIVVGTGLAGGAAGATLAEQGYHVVQFCYQDSPRRAHSIAAQGGINAAKNYRNDGDSVHRLFYDTVKGGDFRARESNVHRLAQISVEIIDQCVAQGVPFAREYGGLLDTRSFGGVQVSRTFYARGQTGQQLLLGAYQALSRQIAAGNIEMHARTEMLDLIVVDGRARGIVARDLVTGRIGTYYADAVVLASGGYGNVFYLSTNAMNSNATAIWRAHRRGAYFANPCFTQIHPTCIPRTGEHQSKLTLMSESLRNDGRIWVPKAKGDDRPANEIPEDERDYYLERIYPAFGNLVPRDIASRAAKNVCDEGRGVGPGGQGVYLDFADAIRRMGRKAVEEKYGNLFDMYARITAEDPYTVPMRIYPAVHYTMGGLWVDYDLQTTVPGLFAIGEANFSDHGANRLGASALMQGLADGYFVLPSTINDYLARNPHRSGDEDVNDEHPAVQEVLADTEDRLRLLLAVDGDRTPDSFHRELGELMWEFCGMARTDSGLRKALERIPQIREEFWRRIKVPGTGEEFNQSLEKANRIVDYLELAELMCLDALHREESCGGHFREESQTPDGEAARRDEEFSYAAAWEFTDTGGAPVLHKEDLVFEYVHPTQRSYA; this is encoded by the coding sequence ATGACCCCTGAAACCGACACGACCTCTGGATCCGCCGCGTACGGGACGTTCGCCGAGTACACGACCGGTGAGCCGGTCGTCGACACCAAGGCCCCGCGGGGGCCGGTGAACGAGCGCTGGGACACCCGCCGCTTCGAGGCCAGACTGGTCAACCCCGCGAACCGCCGCAAACACACCGTGATCGTCGTCGGCACCGGGCTCGCGGGCGGCGCCGCCGGCGCCACGCTCGCCGAACAGGGCTACCACGTCGTGCAGTTCTGCTACCAGGACTCCCCGCGCCGGGCCCACTCCATCGCCGCCCAGGGCGGCATCAACGCCGCGAAGAACTACCGCAACGACGGCGACTCGGTGCACCGCCTGTTCTACGACACCGTCAAGGGCGGCGACTTCCGGGCGCGCGAGTCGAACGTCCACCGGCTCGCCCAGATCTCGGTGGAGATCATCGACCAGTGCGTCGCCCAGGGCGTGCCCTTCGCCCGCGAGTACGGCGGCCTCCTCGACACCCGTTCCTTCGGCGGCGTCCAGGTGTCCCGCACCTTCTACGCCCGCGGCCAGACGGGCCAGCAGCTCCTGCTCGGCGCCTACCAGGCCCTCAGCAGGCAGATCGCGGCCGGGAACATCGAGATGCACGCCCGCACCGAGATGCTCGACCTGATCGTGGTCGACGGACGGGCGCGCGGCATCGTGGCCCGCGACCTGGTCACCGGGAGGATCGGCACGTACTACGCGGACGCCGTGGTCCTCGCGAGCGGCGGGTACGGCAACGTCTTCTACCTGTCGACCAACGCCATGAACTCCAACGCCACCGCGATCTGGCGGGCCCACCGGCGCGGCGCGTACTTCGCCAACCCCTGCTTCACGCAGATCCACCCCACCTGCATCCCGCGCACCGGCGAGCACCAGTCCAAGCTGACCCTGATGAGCGAGTCGCTGCGCAACGACGGCCGGATCTGGGTCCCGAAGGCCAAGGGCGACGACCGCCCGGCGAACGAGATCCCCGAGGACGAGCGCGACTACTACCTGGAGCGCATCTACCCGGCCTTCGGCAACCTCGTCCCCCGTGACATCGCCTCCCGGGCCGCGAAGAACGTCTGCGACGAGGGCAGGGGAGTGGGCCCCGGCGGACAGGGCGTCTACCTCGACTTCGCGGACGCCATCCGGCGCATGGGCCGCAAGGCCGTCGAGGAGAAGTACGGCAACCTCTTCGACATGTACGCGCGGATCACCGCCGAGGACCCGTACACCGTGCCCATGCGGATCTACCCCGCCGTGCACTACACGATGGGCGGACTCTGGGTCGACTACGACCTCCAGACCACCGTCCCCGGCCTGTTCGCGATCGGCGAGGCCAACTTCTCCGACCACGGGGCGAACCGGCTCGGCGCCTCCGCGCTCATGCAGGGTCTCGCCGACGGCTACTTCGTCCTGCCGTCCACGATCAACGACTACCTCGCCCGCAACCCGCACCGCTCCGGCGACGAGGACGTGAACGACGAACACCCCGCCGTCCAGGAGGTGCTGGCCGACACCGAGGACCGGCTGCGGCTGCTCCTCGCCGTCGACGGCGACCGCACCCCCGACTCCTTCCACCGCGAACTCGGCGAGCTGATGTGGGAGTTCTGCGGCATGGCCCGTACGGACTCGGGGCTGCGCAAGGCCCTGGAGCGCATCCCGCAGATCCGCGAGGAGTTCTGGCGGCGCATCAAGGTCCCCGGCACCGGCGAGGAGTTCAACCAGTCGCTGGAGAAGGCCAACCGGATCGTCGACTACCTGGAGCTCGCCGAGCTGATGTGCCTCGACGCGCTGCACCGCGAGGAGTCCTGCGGCGGCCACTTCCGCGAGGAGTCCCAGACCCCGGACGGCGAGGCGGCCCGCCGCGACGAGGAGTTCTCCTACGCGGCCGCCTGGGAGTTCACCGACACCGGTGGCGCGCCCGTCCTGCACAAGGAAGACCTCGTCTTCGAGTACGTCCACCCCACCCAGCGGAGCTACGCATGA
- a CDS encoding succinate dehydrogenase, whose amino-acid sequence MTRTMWDSSVGKKTVMAVSGLIMLGYLVVHMLGNLKIFFGSGDFNHYAHWLRTLGEPFLHHEWALWIVRVVLVVAVVAHAVSAYQLSRRDLRARPTKYVHKKPRAGYATRTMRWGGIILGLFIVWHILDLTTGTVHPNGFQSGHPYQNVIDTFSTWYGNVVYIVAMLALGLHVRHGFWSAAQTLGVGSRTRDRALKTVADVLALVLTAGFIAVPVGVMTGVVS is encoded by the coding sequence ATGACGCGCACCATGTGGGACTCGTCCGTCGGCAAGAAGACCGTGATGGCCGTCAGCGGCCTGATCATGCTGGGGTACCTGGTCGTCCACATGCTGGGCAACCTCAAGATCTTCTTCGGCTCGGGCGACTTCAACCACTACGCGCACTGGCTGCGCACCCTCGGCGAGCCCTTCCTGCACCACGAGTGGGCGCTGTGGATCGTCCGCGTGGTCCTGGTCGTCGCCGTCGTCGCGCACGCCGTGTCCGCCTACCAGCTCAGCCGCCGCGACCTCCGGGCGCGCCCCACGAAGTACGTGCACAAGAAGCCCCGGGCCGGTTACGCGACGCGCACCATGCGCTGGGGCGGGATCATCCTCGGCCTGTTCATCGTCTGGCACATCCTGGACCTGACGACCGGCACCGTGCACCCGAACGGCTTCCAGTCCGGGCACCCGTACCAGAACGTCATCGACACCTTCTCCACCTGGTACGGCAACGTCGTCTACATCGTCGCGATGCTCGCGCTCGGCCTGCACGTCCGGCACGGCTTCTGGAGCGCGGCACAGACCCTCGGCGTGGGCAGCCGCACCCGCGACCGGGCCTTGAAGACCGTCGCCGACGTGCTCGCGCTGGTGCTGACGGCGGGCTTCATCGCCGTACCCGTAGGTGTGATGACCGGAGTGGTGAGCTGA
- a CDS encoding LysR family transcriptional regulator, whose translation MQFQQLQYFVAVAETRHFTRAADLVHVAQPSLSQQIKALERELGADLFLRARGNITLTDAGEALLPLARRILADADTARYEVQELVQLRSGRVRLGATPSLCTGLLPDVLRAFHDRYPGIRLLIEEGGSHDLVRELARGALDLALVVLPLPTPSPALTTVEVLREDLVVVSSPEAPAPGRGRRTVDIPDLEGERLVMFRHGYDLRELTVAACRSAGFEPDFAVEGGEMDAVLGFVRAGLGVAVVPRMVATRSGRGLRVTPLARPGLARTIALAHRSDVAPPRAARELQRMLLER comes from the coding sequence ATGCAGTTCCAGCAGCTCCAGTACTTCGTGGCGGTCGCCGAGACCCGGCACTTCACCCGGGCCGCCGATCTGGTCCATGTCGCCCAGCCGTCGCTCTCCCAGCAGATCAAGGCGCTGGAGCGGGAGCTGGGGGCCGACCTGTTCCTGCGGGCGCGCGGGAACATCACGCTCACCGACGCCGGGGAGGCCCTGCTGCCACTGGCCCGGCGCATCCTCGCGGACGCGGACACCGCCCGGTACGAGGTGCAGGAGCTGGTCCAGCTGCGCAGCGGGCGGGTCCGGCTGGGCGCGACCCCGAGTCTGTGCACGGGGCTGCTGCCGGACGTGCTGCGCGCCTTCCACGACCGGTACCCGGGGATCAGGCTGCTGATCGAGGAGGGGGGCTCCCACGACCTCGTACGGGAGCTGGCCCGCGGGGCGCTCGATCTGGCCCTCGTGGTCCTGCCGCTGCCGACGCCGTCGCCCGCGCTGACCACGGTGGAGGTGCTGCGGGAGGACCTGGTCGTGGTGTCCTCGCCGGAGGCGCCGGCGCCGGGGCGTGGCCGGCGGACCGTGGACATCCCGGATCTGGAGGGGGAACGGCTGGTGATGTTCCGGCACGGGTACGACCTGCGGGAGCTGACCGTCGCCGCGTGCCGCTCCGCGGGGTTCGAGCCGGACTTCGCGGTGGAGGGCGGGGAGATGGACGCCGTCCTGGGGTTCGTGCGGGCGGGTCTCGGGGTGGCCGTGGTGCCGCGGATGGTGGCGACCCGGTCGGGGCGGGGCCTGCGGGTGACGCCGCTCGCCCGGCCCGGTCTCGCCCGGACCATCGCGCTGGCGCACCGCAGTGACGTGGCTCCGCCCCGGGCGGCCCGCGAGCTGCAGCGGATGCTGCTGGAACGGTGA
- a CDS encoding bifunctional diguanylate cyclase/phosphodiesterase translates to MSAEPDGPEDRLRRFATIWSRAVFPVTATSLTRPEFEQRLVPLARRLSEALRARTFEAAEGQAVGAALIGAHCTEPEALSATLDCVDAYLVLYCGGDGPRDDLRARSARLQHAMAAGFARALRERTLAEQENIARAALQAQGIVADALHATEARFRAVFEGAAIGIAVADLDGNVLQVNNALLRMFGGTEQSVRGRNVTDWTHPEDAPQVWRLYEELVSGDREHYHVEKAFYRPDGTVLWTNLTVSLLRDADGRPQFQLALMEDTTERRLLNLRLRYEATHDALTGLPNRTLFFERLDKALAAGDGMRFGLCYLDLDGFKTINDSLGHAAGDRLLVEVADRLQSCATAPGEMVARLGGDEFVALTTGPDTESEVDALADRIMNALVTPVRIDGRDLTVRGSIGIVEGPVGERGPAEVLRSADITMYRAKSAGGNRYELADAEADARAITRHGLTTALPAALERGEFFIEYQPLVHLGDGSVHGAEALVRWLHPQHGVLGPDRFIPLAEHTGLIVPLGRWVLEQSVRQARVWQERHSGAGPLRINVNLSPCQLTHPGLVSDTVDILERAGLEPNALCLEVTESALIGADDDLLKPLRRLAEMGVDIALDDFGTGYSNLANLRRLPVSILKLDRSFTQGMQQFPADPVDLKIVEGIVSLAHSLDLAVTVEGVETGAQAEQLRILGCDTAQGWYYARPGPPDRLHDLALVDATG, encoded by the coding sequence ATGAGCGCCGAGCCGGACGGGCCGGAGGACAGACTGCGCAGGTTCGCGACGATCTGGAGCCGGGCCGTCTTCCCGGTGACCGCCACGTCGCTGACCCGCCCCGAGTTCGAGCAGCGCCTCGTGCCGCTCGCCCGGCGGCTCAGCGAGGCGCTGCGGGCCAGGACGTTCGAGGCGGCCGAGGGACAGGCCGTCGGCGCTGCCCTCATCGGGGCGCACTGCACCGAGCCCGAGGCGCTCAGCGCCACGCTCGACTGCGTCGACGCCTACCTGGTGCTCTACTGCGGCGGGGACGGGCCGCGGGACGACCTGCGCGCCCGCTCGGCGCGGCTGCAGCACGCCATGGCCGCCGGATTCGCGCGGGCGCTGCGGGAGCGGACGCTGGCCGAGCAGGAGAACATCGCGCGCGCCGCCCTCCAGGCCCAGGGCATCGTCGCGGACGCCCTGCACGCCACCGAGGCGCGCTTCCGCGCGGTCTTCGAGGGTGCGGCCATAGGCATCGCCGTCGCCGATCTCGACGGCAACGTCCTGCAGGTGAACAACGCCCTGCTGCGTATGTTCGGCGGCACCGAGCAGTCGGTGCGCGGACGCAACGTCACCGACTGGACCCACCCCGAGGACGCCCCCCAGGTCTGGCGGCTCTACGAGGAACTGGTGAGCGGCGACCGCGAGCACTACCACGTCGAGAAGGCCTTCTACCGGCCCGACGGAACGGTGCTGTGGACCAACCTCACCGTCTCGCTGCTGCGCGACGCGGACGGGCGCCCGCAGTTCCAGCTCGCCCTCATGGAGGACACCACCGAGCGCAGGCTGCTCAATCTCCGGCTGCGGTACGAGGCGACGCACGACGCGCTCACCGGGCTGCCCAACCGCACCCTGTTCTTCGAGCGGCTCGACAAGGCCCTCGCGGCGGGCGACGGCATGCGCTTCGGCCTCTGCTACCTCGACCTCGACGGCTTCAAGACCATCAACGACAGCCTCGGGCACGCGGCGGGGGACCGGCTGCTCGTCGAGGTCGCCGACCGGCTGCAGTCCTGCGCGACCGCGCCCGGCGAGATGGTGGCCCGGCTCGGCGGCGACGAGTTCGTGGCCCTGACGACCGGGCCCGATACCGAGAGCGAGGTCGACGCGCTCGCCGACCGCATCATGAACGCCCTGGTGACCCCGGTGCGCATCGACGGCCGGGACCTGACGGTCCGCGGCAGCATCGGGATCGTCGAGGGCCCGGTGGGCGAGCGCGGGCCGGCGGAGGTGCTGCGCAGCGCCGACATCACGATGTACCGCGCCAAGTCGGCGGGCGGCAACCGGTACGAGCTGGCCGACGCCGAGGCCGACGCCCGTGCCATCACCCGGCACGGGCTCACCACGGCGCTGCCCGCCGCACTGGAGCGGGGCGAGTTCTTCATCGAGTACCAGCCGCTCGTCCACCTCGGCGACGGCAGTGTGCACGGTGCCGAGGCCCTGGTGCGCTGGCTGCACCCGCAGCACGGCGTGCTCGGCCCCGACCGGTTCATCCCGCTCGCCGAGCACACCGGCCTGATCGTGCCGCTGGGCCGGTGGGTCCTGGAGCAGTCGGTCCGTCAGGCCCGCGTCTGGCAGGAACGTCACTCCGGCGCGGGCCCGCTGCGCATCAACGTCAACCTCTCGCCGTGCCAGCTGACCCATCCCGGTCTGGTCTCCGACACGGTCGACATCCTGGAGCGCGCCGGTCTCGAACCGAACGCGCTCTGCCTGGAGGTCACCGAGTCGGCGCTGATCGGCGCCGACGACGACCTGCTCAAGCCGTTGCGGCGGCTCGCCGAGATGGGCGTCGACATCGCGCTCGACGACTTCGGCACGGGGTACTCGAACCTCGCCAACCTGCGGCGGCTGCCGGTGAGCATCCTCAAGCTCGACCGGTCCTTCACGCAGGGCATGCAGCAGTTTCCCGCCGATCCGGTCGACCTCAAGATCGTCGAGGGGATCGTGTCGCTCGCCCACAGCCTGGACCTCGCGGTCACGGTCGAGGGGGTGGAGACGGGGGCGCAGGCGGAGCAGCTGCGGATCCTCGGCTGCGACACGGCTCAGGGCTGGTACTACGCCCGCCCCGGGCCGCCGGACCGGCTCCACGACCTGGCCCTGGTGGACGCGACGGGCTGA
- a CDS encoding SAM-dependent methyltransferase encodes MERPAWAPRGIDISVPSVSRIYDYYLGGSHNFEIDREAARRAMEFMPGLPKIMQANRAFLRRAVRFAADEGITQFLDIGSGIPTFGNVHEVAQSARPGARVVYVDHDPVAVAHSEAVLAGNEDADVVAGDLRKPGDILANPRLRRLIDLNRPVALLLVAILHFVEDEDDPYGAVAELRDALAPGSLFVVTHAAYEGIPLSQERAGGAVDVYRDIRNPLIMRSRDDIARFFEGYDMVEPGLVPMPDWRPDPASEDEDPYSFSGFAGVGRTA; translated from the coding sequence ATGGAGCGTCCCGCCTGGGCCCCGCGTGGCATCGACATCTCGGTGCCCAGCGTGAGCCGCATCTACGACTACTACCTGGGCGGATCGCACAACTTCGAGATCGACAGGGAAGCCGCGCGCAGGGCCATGGAGTTCATGCCGGGGCTCCCCAAGATCATGCAGGCGAACCGGGCGTTCCTGCGCCGTGCCGTGCGCTTCGCGGCCGACGAGGGCATCACGCAGTTCCTGGACATCGGCTCGGGAATCCCCACCTTCGGCAACGTCCACGAGGTGGCCCAGAGCGCCCGTCCCGGCGCCCGCGTGGTCTACGTCGACCACGATCCGGTGGCCGTCGCGCACAGCGAGGCCGTCCTGGCCGGCAACGAGGACGCCGACGTCGTCGCCGGTGACCTCCGCAAGCCCGGGGACATCCTGGCGAATCCGCGGCTGCGGCGGCTGATCGACCTGAATCGGCCAGTCGCGCTGCTCCTCGTTGCCATACTTCACTTCGTGGAGGACGAGGACGACCCGTACGGGGCGGTGGCGGAACTGCGGGACGCGCTGGCGCCCGGCAGCCTGTTCGTCGTCACGCACGCCGCGTACGAGGGGATCCCGCTCTCCCAGGAGCGGGCCGGCGGCGCCGTCGACGTCTACAGGGACATCCGAAACCCGCTGATCATGCGTTCGCGCGACGACATCGCGCGGTTCTTCGAGGGGTACGACATGGTGGAACCCGGACTGGTGCCGATGCCGGACTGGCGGCCCGACCCGGCGTCCGAGGACGAGGATCCTTACTCCTTCTCGGGTTTCGCGGGCGTGGGGCGCACGGCATGA
- a CDS encoding SCO0930 family lipoprotein, which produces MKTSWRSASLVASAAAVLVLTTACGQEKADTSTGTQNVGAAPAAGGYGAAASPSTGTAAEGQGTVAQSAGQLAVADTDKLGEVVTDSAGMTLYRFDKDTAEPPKSACDGDCAEAWPPVPASGAAAPIGIDKSLLGEVTRTDGTKQLTIDGWPQYRFAKDTKAGDTKGQGVGGTWYASAPTGKKASAAGGGTAAADLPGLSTREDAELGEVVVDKNGMTVYRFEKDTPWPMKSACVGACLEKWPVVEPVDATDTKGIANKNDGRRGYVVLNRPDGLKQQSIDCWPLYTFAGDKKPGDINGQGVGGTWYAISPEGKPLGKSK; this is translated from the coding sequence ATGAAGACCTCCTGGCGGAGCGCCTCACTCGTAGCGTCAGCTGCGGCAGTGCTGGTGCTGACGACGGCGTGCGGTCAGGAAAAGGCGGACACTTCGACCGGCACCCAGAACGTGGGCGCGGCGCCCGCGGCGGGTGGCTACGGCGCGGCGGCGAGCCCGAGCACCGGGACCGCCGCCGAAGGGCAGGGCACGGTGGCGCAGAGCGCCGGACAGCTTGCCGTGGCCGACACCGACAAGCTCGGTGAAGTGGTGACGGACAGCGCCGGCATGACGCTGTACCGCTTCGACAAGGACACGGCCGAACCGCCGAAGTCCGCCTGTGACGGCGACTGCGCCGAGGCCTGGCCCCCGGTCCCGGCCTCGGGCGCCGCCGCCCCGATCGGTATCGACAAGTCCCTGCTCGGCGAGGTCACCCGTACCGACGGTACGAAGCAGCTGACCATCGACGGCTGGCCGCAGTACCGGTTCGCGAAGGACACCAAGGCCGGTGACACCAAGGGCCAGGGTGTGGGCGGCACCTGGTACGCGTCCGCCCCCACCGGCAAGAAGGCGTCCGCGGCGGGCGGCGGCACGGCCGCCGCCGACCTGCCCGGTCTGTCGACCCGCGAGGACGCGGAGCTCGGTGAGGTCGTCGTCGACAAGAACGGCATGACGGTCTACCGCTTCGAGAAGGACACCCCGTGGCCGATGAAGTCGGCCTGCGTCGGCGCGTGCCTCGAGAAGTGGCCGGTCGTCGAGCCGGTGGACGCGACCGACACCAAGGGCATCGCCAACAAGAACGACGGCCGGCGCGGCTATGTCGTCCTGAACCGTCCGGACGGGCTCAAGCAGCAGAGCATCGACTGCTGGCCGCTCTACACCTTCGCGGGCGACAAGAAGCCCGGTGACATCAACGGTCAGGGCGTCGGCGGCACTTGGTACGCCATCTCCCCCGAGGGCAAGCCGCTCGGCAAGTCGAAGTAG